A window of the Gloeothece verrucosa PCC 7822 genome harbors these coding sequences:
- a CDS encoding 3'-5' exonuclease: MIDVETCLIIDTETTGNKDNNQVLEVGAVLYSIPNQCMLSCGSSLIAVDADTINEAYLINKIDPLATQICPQQQNYFLNWLQAAYASADVVVAHNANFDKDVVKKLTWAQKWDKIWLCSLKDFELFPKQYNGKRDLISLSQFYGIGISCSHRAIDDCLLLKEVFNRVQNLPEHFRIAQLPLVEAIAPRKIEGSDNEAVLSHGFRWDKDTHALVKKDRSETFDFPVIPYCADRKKFKALVSFDNRQKASDWGFSWKPETKTWWRLLNPYMIDFFPFPVAELHPDPEAQDHLINA, encoded by the coding sequence ATGATAGACGTAGAGACTTGCCTCATAATAGATACGGAGACAACGGGAAATAAAGATAACAATCAAGTTCTCGAAGTGGGTGCGGTATTGTATTCAATCCCTAATCAATGTATGCTCAGTTGTGGCTCCTCGTTAATAGCGGTAGATGCAGATACAATCAATGAAGCTTACTTGATTAACAAAATTGACCCATTAGCCACACAAATTTGTCCCCAACAACAAAATTATTTCCTCAATTGGTTACAAGCTGCTTATGCTTCTGCTGATGTTGTAGTTGCTCATAATGCTAACTTTGATAAAGACGTAGTTAAAAAGTTGACATGGGCACAGAAGTGGGATAAAATCTGGTTATGCAGCCTCAAAGATTTCGAGCTTTTTCCCAAACAATATAACGGCAAAAGAGACTTAATTAGTCTCTCTCAATTTTACGGAATTGGAATCAGTTGCAGCCATAGAGCAATTGATGATTGCCTGTTACTTAAAGAGGTTTTTAACCGAGTCCAAAATTTACCAGAACATTTTCGGATAGCGCAACTGCCATTAGTGGAAGCGATCGCACCGAGAAAAATTGAAGGGTCGGATAATGAAGCTGTCTTGAGTCATGGCTTTAGATGGGATAAAGACACACACGCGCTCGTAAAGAAAGATAGAAGCGAAACCTTCGATTTCCCTGTTATTCCCTATTGTGCAGACCGGAAAAAATTTAAGGCGCTGGTCAGTTTCGACAACAGACAAAAAGCATCAGACTGGGGCTTCAGTTGGAAACCTGAAACAAAAACATGGTGGCGGTTGCTGAACCCATACATGATAGATTTTTTCCCCTTCCCCGTTGCCGAACTGCATCCTGACCCCGAAGCCCAAGACCATTTAATCAATGCGTGA
- a CDS encoding Zn-binding domain-containing protein — protein sequence MNSINEVNPVQVALHSLTHFLEKSVPLLFLASEFDVSSVVVERQLEPEKKSNAHPIVGYIFDSNHEGNGTTEAIFTDWDNCITKAYELASSCDCNDSGCPKCLTSHGCPELNVGLHKTLGLWLVEQFLKK from the coding sequence TTGAACTCAATTAATGAAGTCAATCCCGTCCAAGTAGCACTCCATTCGCTGACTCATTTCTTAGAAAAATCCGTCCCGCTATTGTTCTTGGCATCAGAATTTGATGTTAGCTCAGTGGTCGTCGAGCGGCAATTAGAACCCGAAAAAAAAAGTAATGCTCATCCAATCGTTGGCTATATTTTCGACAGTAATCATGAGGGAAACGGCACGACTGAAGCGATTTTTACCGATTGGGATAACTGTATCACTAAAGCTTATGAATTAGCCAGTAGTTGTGATTGTAATGATTCCGGTTGCCCTAAATGTCTAACCTCTCATGGTTGCCCCGAATTAAATGTTGGTCTGCATAAAACGTTGGGACTTTGGTTAGTAGAACAATTCCTGAAAAAATAG